CGTTAAGTTTGTTAAACTATAattaggttgttgagccatgaggaTTAATACACcaaaaattattatcaatgtagtcttttgtgcttccgcgtttatgctctcttCTTTTGCTCGATCCTACAAAACCGTCTTAGACTCTTAGTACATGGATAACTGCTGTTGTTGGAAGTATTCGTATGGAATTATATATTACTTCATTTTTATCACCTAgcatagcttctcatccaaacgtTTTAAGAGATTTTGTTGAAAGTGCTTGATATATTAAAGAGTGGTCTTAACAGCAAGAGGAGACTAATGAGCTTTCTTGAGAAGCTATGGACTTAAATTTTCATGAAAAATTCACACAACTTCTACACCAGCTAGGCCAGGTTTCCACACGCATATCCGCCATAGCATAGCCACAGGGCCACACTTGATTAACCTCTTGACTCCTGGAGAGTCCCTTTGCATAGTATTGTTGCATTTCGTTTTACATCCCTACATCTAATTTTAACCAACGATATGTATTTTATTGCGTTCTTCATAACAAGGAGAGTTGATCTACTTATATTGCTCTGCGGAAAACTATATGatcaataaaacaaaaataaaatggatacAGTGCttcaagaaataaaaataaaatagatacaACTTCCTCCCAATAAGCAAAAGAATGCATTCAAAAAATACAACTCAAGCAATTAAAGAAGGCAGTGACTAAATGCAACCCACGTTTGGGTTAAATGCAATCCTGGCTAAATGCAACCCACATAAAAATGTAATTTGTTAAATACAACCTAAATCATTTTTAACAATTTTGATATATACAATCCTATTGTTGACCGATTTGAATCAACATAAGTTTTttaatatttcttcttctttattagaGATAGAACGAGAGAGACGGCTGAGGAAGTTACCATTACCATTGATTTTTTTTGCTAGCTTCTTTTTCATGGAGAAATTCAGTCAAAGAATTAGCTGAGAACTCCAAAAAAACATCTTCTCCTAAACCCTTTTCATGCtctcaaaaaaatgaaaaaaaaaactgaaaaagtaaaaAACCCCAAATCCTTCTTCTCTGTCACCGTGATTAATTAAAAGGTTATGATCCTTCCTCATTCGCCAAGAAAATCGATTGAAAGCATCAATCAAAATGCCTCGTAAACGATTATAAACTATTGCAGCTTATGGTCGCTCGTAAACGATTGACTTAAGCATTGTCATCATCTACCAGTTAGTGTGaaagaaaaattatctaaaaacaTAGGTTCGGCCAAACTTGGATGACTTCTTTCATCCGGAGTCGAGCACACTTGGATGACTGCTTTCATCCGGAGTCGACCAGACTTGGATGACTGCAACATCAACAATAGGCGGTAAGAAAATTTTAAAGTCGACCATAAATAATAGACTATCACAGCTTATGGTCGCTCGTAAACGATTGACTTAAGCATTGCCCTCATCTACAAGTTAGTGtgaaagaaattatctaaaaacATAGGGTCGACCAGACTTGGATGACTGCTTTCATTCGGAGTTGACCAGACTTGGATGATTGCTTTCATTCGAAGTCGACCAGACTTGGATGACTGCAACATCAACAATAGGCGGTAAGGAATAAAAGGGTCAGTCATTTATAGCTGACCATTTGGGCAATGATTAATTTCATTCTGGCCGACTCTAGGCTCTTCAAGTCAACCAGGACAAAACGACTTTGTGTGTCAGTTCAGCAAAGATTTTCTTCCGAATCATCTAGGGTTTGGCCTTgattttcaaaacttggatcaCTCATTGAATAAGTTATGATTAGGGTTTACAGTTCATTagtggagaagaaaaaaaggaaaaaaaaaactaaatataaACTTGCCGTAATGGAGAAGGCATGATTGGGTTGTTGTTTTGGATTATGAGTTGGGTTTGACTTGACTTTTTTAGGTTGCATTTAGTCACTTTTAAAAGTAAAGTAAGTATATCAGAATTTCAAAAATGATATCTAGGTTGCATTTAATCCAAACGTGGGTTGCATTTAGTCACTGTCTTAAAGAAACAACAATGTTGTACAGCATCAATATGAGCCAAACCTTAcagaaaaatatgaaaataagcAAGTTACATATGTAAACACACTTAGATTGAAGAACTTCAATTGGGAAAAGTAATTAATCAAGGGCTGGTTGAGTGAGGAAATGTGGGTTTTGGTAGAGAAGGCAATTCTGGCAGTTTTGGAATTTCCAATTTGTGAAACGATGGCAGTTCAGGTTTGGGTAGGTCGGTAGGGACCTTGGGGAGAGGTGGTAATTCAGTGTCCGGCAAAGTTGGGACCTTAAGCTTTGGCAACTCAGGTTTCGTCAACGCTGGAGCGTCAAGCTTTGGCAACTCAGGTTTTGCTACTTCAGTCTTTGGCACTTCAAGATTGGGAAATTCTGGCTTTGGCAGTTCTGTCTTGGGCAATTCTGGCTTTGGCAATTCAAAGTTGGGTAATTGCATCTTCGGCAATTCAGGGTTTGGAACTTCAGGCTTCGGCAATTGAGTTTTTGGTAGATCGGGCACTGGAAGAGTAGTAGGCACTTCAAATTTCGGCAATTCAGGTGTCGGCAAAGTTGGAACGCCAAGCTTTGGCACCTCTGAATTCGCGGTTAAAGATGCCGCTTCCGTCTTAGGCAGTGATGGCCATTCGAGCTTTGGTAGAGATGGAATTTCACTCTTAGGAAATGATGGCAGCTCAGGTTTTGGTACAGATGGGATGTCAATCTTAGGGAATGTTGGCAACTCCGGCTTCGATAAGGACGGAATGTCAATCTTCGGCAACTCTGGCTTTGGTAAATTTGGGAACTCGTGTAGCGGTGGTAGTTCAGGTTTAGGTAATGTAAGTTTGGAATCTCTAGAACAGTTGGTGTTGTTTCCAACAGATAACGAGCTGCTTGAACTACCGTTACCTGATTGCCGTGACTAAGAAACAAACTACAAATCATGACAAACATCAAATAATGAGCAGCCATGGCTGATGATGATAAGTAAAGAAGCTTAGTATTATAAATGGTTCTGGAAGGAAAGAAAATAGAAGGTTTGAGAAtgaattgaagatgtgtttgcaTGAACGGGTTTTTATAAGAAGATCCTCATACGTTATGTGGCACATAGGTTAGATATTGTTAGCTGAAATGTGAGATGACAAGTCAACGAAGTAGGAGAGACTTTAcgaacttgtgtttaattagtTAAACTTCTCACCTGTCCTTTACAAAGATATGAGATATGGGATATTGTTAAACTTAAGACTCGGTCTGCAAGAAAATGGTGATTAacacggaaaaaaaataaaaaatactgcAAGTAATAAGCAGCTTTGAGGAGTTTTGTGAAGTATTGGCTTAGGGGAGTTTCAGGGACTGGTATCCGTTTAGTCATAAAGATAAATCGGGAAACCTACTTGTTAGAATAGGGGATCCacctcaaaaccaattgacattgagtggagtggcccatagaattataaaccgcaggatcttagattgcccaaataatgtgggactaataatcgaGTGACCCATAGAgttataaactgcaggatcttagattgctcAAATAATGTGGGACTAATGATCGAGTTATAAACCTCAGCATCTTAAATtgcccaaacaatgtgggactaataatctcaacacgccacACGCCTCCTCACGTTCAGCCTTGTTGGATCTAACACGtgaacaataaatcgggtgacgcggagtaaaggcgcggtcaaatgactcatcgcaaatagcctgctctaataccatgttagaatacggcatccaactcaaaaccaattggcaatgagtggagtggcttaTAGAGTTATAAACTgaaggatcttagattgcccaaacaatgtgggactaataatctcaacactacTGCATATAAAGGAAAGTAAGAAAGgtataaaaacaaaatcataCAAGGCAAACAAAATCCcaaagtaatttttttgtttcatctCTCTGCGTATTATTGCTTCTAATCCGGTAATTGTTCATCGATGTCTATCTCCCAATCCTCGGAGCCGAATTCTGATCGAATCTCAAGTGTAACCGCCTTTCCCAAGTTTGAGATTCATCATGTTACAGATGAGGAGATTAGGGTGAAGCAGGCACATCTCGCTCACTTTATAAGGTACAGGCCTGCCAGGAGATTATCCGGGCGTCAGTCTAGGACAGCAGACTATGTCGACCTCTCGAAGTCTTTTGCATTCCCACCAAGTCGTTTTGATCCCAAGAAGCTACGGATGCATGAAGATCCTTTGCAGTTAACTGACGCCATGATGTTCCTTCCCAGCGGAGCAGCATTTTCTTGTACCCTTGAGGCCCATGTAAACAGTTTCCGAATCACCTGAGGTTCAGAGTTTCAGGTGGATCTCATGTTTCCGAACGTAAGAGAGTCTTTGGTGCAACTAGGCGTGAGCTGGGTGCATCCTCCTGCTCTGCTATTCTGCTTGCATCGCCCCATCATGGTGTTGGGAGAAAAGACTGAGGATATCCAAGTCTTTCTGCTCTCAGCTGACCTTGAGAAAGGCCGGCGAACCTGGCGTCGTGACGAAGAATTAGTAAACTTTGCCCGCAAAGTTGGAGAAAATCATCGGACTTGCGGGACTAGATTTCCGATACATTACCAGGCGCTAGAGAACTGTGAAATTCATGGGGTTTCTTCACCTGAATCAGTCACCCATGCCCTGACAAAATCTGCCATAGTTGTGATTCTAAAAGAACTACCTTTCTTTGTGATCCGACTGCGCGACGTAGAGATTGTTAATCTGACACACCGTCAATCTGATGAAATAGACATGACAATCGTATTTGAAGACTTCACCCTTGGTGTATAAATTTCTTCGGTTCCCTCCATATTTCTCACTGACATAAAACGTCGTCTTGATTTTGGAGACGTCAAGTTCTATGTTAACGAATCAAAAGTAGACTGGCGTGTCTTAGTGAGAGACATTGCAGAGTATCCTGAGAAGTTCAGAAAGATGGGTGGATGGGATTCCTTGGATCTTGAGGATGATCTTACTTTGGCCTGCTATCCGCATGCAGATTCTGCTTACCAAAGAGATTCAGTGGGATTCCTTGCATCTCGAGGATGATCTTACTCTGGCCTGCTATCGGCCTGCAGATTCTGCTTAGGGAGTTGAGAACTACAAAATTAATTCATCTCTGTTGCTCTAGTTTTTTTCAGTTTGATATATTGTTGGTATTGTTAATGATAGATTTGCAAAGGGGTAATGTCCTTCCTGAATTTTATATTGCTCTATCTATGTTGCTTTCACAGTTCTCTAGCCCACTGATGAACTATCTAAGACATACCCAATGATATGGGATGTTAAACTTAAGACCAAGGATTCAAACCACCAAGAAAATTAAAGTGCAACAAAATGGTGATTAACACAAATTTACTGCAAATGGTAAGCAGCTTATAGGGGGTAAAAAACAACAATACTTAGAATATTCATCGAGTGAAGATATCTAATGAATGTCAAACTAAAACAGAAAAAGGACTATAAAGCTTAACATTATATTTCAAAGACAAAGTTGTCCCAGTTGCCAAGAGCAACACCTTTTCTAGCAAGACGATCTCCTGAGAAATTGGTCTATCTAAAGTAATCTTTAAATTGAATATGAAGGAGAGAGGCTTACCAGAAAATCCAAGGTAACTACCCTCTCATGAAGGCATGAATAATAATCTTCCTGAGAAACATGCCAGATGCATCCTGTATGAAACTTGTGGCCGTACAAGTCACTAGTGTGTGCCTAGAAGTGGCGCCTCACGATCATACTACTATTAAATTGCGGACACTTGTTATTATTCAGCTTCCGTAAGTTACTCGACAAAGACACAGAGAACCCGAACTAGATCCATCCCTTCTTTGTGATCTTCTGTTGCATTGATTCAAAACTTCTGAACTAGTATTCAGCCTTGATATTGGCAGGGTTTGATCTTCTGGTTGGAGCTGAGAGCAATACTCACTGGACAAACCACACATGCCTTCAAGTTGGCAACTTCACATGGTGAGTTGAAAAGCAGCTTTTCAATCAGTAAGATGATCAGTAACAATTGCTTGGAAAGTGAAATCCAAAAGCCCAGCAGGACTACTGCAGTTATTTTCAAGCCTCCATAAACGGATCTCACATCCATAGTGATAAATATACAACTCGGGACCTTTAAACCACGACACAGTTACTCACTTAATCTGAGATAGACTCTATACAATCTTGTGAAGGAATTTAAAGAAAAGAGTAAAGCAAATAACAGATGTGTTTGGCGGTTGCTCTTTTTATCTTAAGAAATCTATTCAATCTTATAAAGAGCTCAGATTTTGGCTCCCGCAATATAGATTGTGTGTGTCTGTATAATAATTTCCAAGCCGCCAGATTAGGTAGGAATCAATTAAGCCTGACTCAAGTCGTTTGGTTTTCTTATGATTAATATGTTCAAGAAGAAGATGTTTAATCGTGAAACACATGGTTCTGTCTGTTTAAGTTGCTGCCTAGAAACTAGATATTAACTAAACAAGTTGTATGGTTGCTTTAATGATCATCACCAACATGCATAAGAAACTAGATAGTTCAACAGAAAAACTCTAGCAACACGGAAACATAcccatggattgaacatgtcttcAGGTAAGCAAATAGATAATTGGGCAGTGATCCATTATCAGTCCATTCTCCATATGTTTTGACCCTGGAAAAACATACCCACAATTAAAATCAGGTTCTCTTGTAGTTTCACTAAATTTACAACTAAATGCATAATGAGATCTTTAAAGTGAAATAAAAGGTTACTAATTCCACATTGCAGGTAAGTGAATTTGAGGATGAAATGAAGTCTCTTACCATGCCTCTCTTTTTGTCCTTTTCAGATTCACTCATGACTTCATAAGTGAACTGATGATCCTAAACATCATCAGCATCATAGGAAGCTTTTTTACGCCTTCTCCCTCAACAAACTGTGTGGCAGCATCGTATTTCTGCTTCCCCAGCATCAAATGTTACAACCTCGAACATCACTAAGGTCTTTTGTAAGCCTTTTGTTAGCTCATCCATGGCACCCGAAGCAAAAATAATCTcttcagcaacaaaaaaaaaacatctttcTCAATATTGCTTCAAGGGTCCCACAGTTGCGTTGGACcaacaaaataagaaaagtaaCAAAAAATGTAAGTAACTTACTCCATTGATAAGATGCCCAGGGCTGAGATTAATCTGCAGATTTACTCCCAAAGCATCATAAGTAGTCGTCTGAGTCTCACAATTGGGAGAGATTTAAACTTGCTCCAGAATCAGGGAGTAACAAGAAGTCAGTTGCAGTTGTAATTCTGACTCGACCTTAAGCCACATACAGTACTGTGTGTGACTAAAACCAGAGTTGGCCTTTACCAAATTTTTCAGCAATAACTGCTTGGGTAAGATCCAGAAAATATGTCCACATCATACAGAGACGCGGAACTGAATAATCTAACTGCAGGTAACTTTCAAGGATGCAGAACCAGATACAGTATAGCAATTAACTTCCTTCAGGGAGCATACAATGGGGTGGAATCTCCTGCAACAAATGGAAGTAGTACCATGCCCAAATCTAAATCTGCTTGGGTGGGATCCAGACAGACACTATATCTATCCTAAAATGATGAGGAAACAAATGTAGAAGGAATAGATGACTATGCTAACAACTAAACCAAAGTTCAATGTGTTGAATCCTACGGATACTGAGGAGGCTGGTATTGCACTAATTGGTTGCTGGTAACGGTAAGGAACCAGATGCAAACAttctgaagaagaaaaatattacaAGTGCTTTGGCCGTGAAAGTAAAGAGAAAACTAAAAACAGATGGAAAGAAGTAGCTTTAAAGAGAGATGCTCAAGATGTACAACAATATTTGGAATTCAATCTAAAATGTTAGGTGAATCCAAGTCTTTAACAAAAGCGCATATACAAGTACGACTAATAACAAGAATTCTACTGTATGTCTGTATTAGCAATATTAGAGAACCTAAGTACACGGTTTGCAGACATCGGTTCCGTACAGGCAGGCAGACATCAGTTCCGTACAGGCAGGCGCAAAGCGAGTACATCAACAATTTATACATGCACTCATCCTCTCAGTCAAAGAAGCCTAAGTCCTTGCTGCTAACAGAAATATTATTTGTTCTTATTCCCAGTAGTATGGTGCAAGGAGCCTAGCTAGAATTGAGCCTTGTCTTGTGGAAGGAAATGAAGTGTAGCATAGAAAAAACAGACAATTAGCTCAATTGCAGTTAATACAGTGTAAAAGCATAATTCTTGCTGGTTGGTACAGGGACTGACCCATTCTAGTTTATATATCAATATCTTTATATTCAACCATGCAAAATGGTTGTGGCACACTGTCAGACTGGGCGAGTTGGGTCATATAATGATGTATTCCTCTAACTTGTAACCTTAATCTACCAACTACCATTAAATAAATCAAATCTGCTTGGGCGGGATCCAGACAAATACTGTATATATCATAAAATGAAACATGTCTGAGGAAACTAGTTTATAAAGAATTGGTAACTATCTTAACAACTGCACCAAAATTCAATGTGTTGAATCATTTAGATATTGAGGAGGCTGGTATTACGCTAATTGATTCCAGCTAAAAGTGCAGAACCAGATGCAACCATTCTGATGAAGCAAATTATCCCAAGTGCTTTGAGTGTGAAAGAGAAGAGAAAACTTAAAACATACAGAGAGAAGTAGCTATCAAGAGAGATGCTCAAGATGTACTCTAACAATATTTGAAACCCAATCTAGAATGCTGGATGAATGCAAGTCATTAACCAAAGCACTGAGTTCGTAAGCATATATCAGTACAACTAATAACAAGAATTCACATGTAATAGCAATAACAGAGAACCTAAGTACAGAGTTCGCAGATGTACAGTTCCATAAAAGCAGGCGTGAAGTGGGTGTACCAACTATTTATATACGCACTTATTTGCTAGTGAATAAAGTGTCTAACTGCCGATATACTGTATGTGCCTCTAAGTTGTAACCTCACTCTCCTGTAAAACTCACCAAACACAAAAGTAAATATAATATATGCATCACGTTAAAGACAGTGATAGAAAATGAAGCACAAATAGCCAAAGAAGATAGCTAAACTCCAATTTGCAAActcaaaaataaagaagataaacATGAAATAGTACTTTACGTGTAAGGCCCAAATTCAAAAGGAATATTGCCATATTAAATGTAGTCACGGGCAGATACATTCCTTCCTACTGCAGCCTACACCCTTGATACAACACATCACCCCTATTTTGAAATGCTACCTCTCTTGGTACGTCAACCATTTCCattgtttttgtattttcttctccTAATGCTTTTAATGAAACCAAGGTGTTCATATGTGGGATTGCTTGAAATATACACTTATCCCTGCCAAAATCCACAAGCagttttgaagatgaagaatttagGTCATATCTTTGAACCTTCGTCTTGGAGCGACATAAAACTGTACCCCTACTCATGAGGGCAAGAGATTCATATGCATTCGTGTTGCTTAAACTGAGTTCTTTAATCCAACTCAATGAcccatcctcctcctccttcttcaatagaaatatatcagaagTATTTGAATCTTTATCATAGTGGGTAGCCGACAAATAACCCCCCAAAAC
This genomic stretch from Papaver somniferum cultivar HN1 chromosome 5, ASM357369v1, whole genome shotgun sequence harbors:
- the LOC113279462 gene encoding protein PELPK1-like gives rise to the protein MLLRWEGTSWRQLTAKDLHASVASWDQNDLSRQSGNGSSSSSLSVGNNTNCSRDSKLTLPKPELPPLHEFPNLPKPELPKIDIPSLSKPELPTFPKIDIPSVPKPELPSFPKSEIPSLPKLEWPSLPKTEAASLTANSEVPKLGVPTLPTPELPKFEVPTTLPVPDLPKTQLPKPEVPNPELPKMQLPNFELPKPELPKTELPKPEFPNLEVPKTEVAKPELPKLDAPALTKPELPKLKVPTLPDTELPPLPKVPTDLPKPELPSFHKLEIPKLPELPSLPKPTFPHSTSP